In Castanea sativa cultivar Marrone di Chiusa Pesio chromosome 6, ASM4071231v1, a single window of DNA contains:
- the LOC142641716 gene encoding uncharacterized protein LOC142641716 produces MSKLFTRIVGYIRNWSLMGKDKAGNQYFVRTEEVDGIMKEKRWVVFKGEKDPTSIPVEWICWLNGQRKSAPTAEEMMELEARREQVRLNVALLKKEEEEKRAKAGATRKTISTGQVGGPDLKSFIRQFPTASEGDKVEEASDAMDGMSNSKERAAEKEKPEPKSSEPIGSGQSFRPGTWQPPT; encoded by the exons ATGTCGAAGCTATTTACTAGGATTGTTGGGTACATCAGAAATTGGTCTCTGATGGGGAAGGACAAAGCGGGCAACCAATACTTCGTCAGAACAGAAGAGGTTGATGGTATCA TGAAAGAGAAAAGATGGGTGGTATTCAAGGGAGAGAAGGACCCAACTTCCATTCCAG TTGAATGGATATGTTGGCTGAATGGGCAGCGCAAAAGCGCTCCAACTGCTGAG GAAATGATGGAACTGGAAGCTAGGCGTGAACAAGTTAGACTGAATGTTGCTC tTCTCAAGAAAGAAGAGGAGGAAAAGAGAGCCAAAGCAGGGGCTACACGCAAAACCATCAGCACTG GTCAAGTTGGAGGTCCAGACTTGAAAAGTTTCATTCGGCAATTTCCAACTGCATCAGAAG GTGACAAAGTTGAGGAAGCATCTGATGCAATGGATGGCATGAG TAACTCTAAAGAGAGAGCAGCAGAGAAGGAAAAACCAGAACCAAA GTCATCAGAGCCAATAGGATCTGGGCAGTCGTTTAGACCAGGCACATGGCAACCACCAACATGA
- the LOC142641079 gene encoding uncharacterized protein LOC142641079 isoform X2 — protein sequence MENGRYGLYRQSSGLWRSFRDGDFEEEDVWAVLRDRTDSTSMIGKSKEPSTSVPRPLPSASRMIPRPTNSSSSSNGSSHEPKFVQQSAPVNIPDWSAIYGKKSKKASKNASWHDDGDGDDDDDDDGVMNDAGDSEEDEDEDEYNYKLPPHEIISRRLARSQISSFSVFEGVGRTLKGRDLSKVRNAVLTRTGFLESP from the coding sequence ATGGAGAATGGTAGATATGGTTTATACAGGCAGAGCAGTGGTCTGTGGAGGTCCTTCAGAGATGGAGACTTTGAGGAAGAAGATGTTTGGGCTGTTCTCAGAGATAGGACAGATTCGACTTCCATGATTGGCAAATCCAAAGAACCTTCTACTTCTGTTCCTAGACCACTCCCAAGTGCTTCAAGAATGATACCAAGGCCCAcaaatagtagtagtagtagcaatGGATCTTCTCATGAACCCAAATTTGTTCAGCAATCAGCACCTGTGAATATTCCTGACTGGTCAGCGATTTATGGAAAGAAGTCAAAAAAGGCCTCTAAGAATGCTTCATGGcatgatgatggtgatggtgatgatgatgatgatgatgatggggtTATGAATGATGCAGGGGATAGTGaggaagatgaggatgaggatgagtaCAATTACAAGTTACCCCCTCATGAAATTATTTCTAGGAGGCTTGCAAGAAGTCAGATATCCTCTTTCTCTGTTTTTGAAGGTGTTGGGAGGACTCTCAAAGGCAGGGACCTTAGCAAGGTGAGGAATGCTGTCCTAACAAGAACTGGTTTCCTTGAATCACCTTGA
- the LOC142641079 gene encoding uncharacterized protein LOC142641079 isoform X1 has translation MLQISLQNLRQVLILEALHPFKGKSSMENGRYGLYRQSSGLWRSFRDGDFEEEDVWAVLRDRTDSTSMIGKSKEPSTSVPRPLPSASRMIPRPTNSSSSSNGSSHEPKFVQQSAPVNIPDWSAIYGKKSKKASKNASWHDDGDGDDDDDDDGVMNDAGDSEEDEDEDEYNYKLPPHEIISRRLARSQISSFSVFEGVGRTLKGRDLSKVRNAVLTRTGFLESP, from the exons ATGTTGCAGATATCCTTGCAGAATCTGAGGCAAGTTCTGATTTTGGAGGCTCTTCATCCATTCAAAG GCAAATCATCAATGGAGAATGGTAGATATGGTTTATACAGGCAGAGCAGTGGTCTGTGGAGGTCCTTCAGAGATGGAGACTTTGAGGAAGAAGATGTTTGGGCTGTTCTCAGAGATAGGACAGATTCGACTTCCATGATTGGCAAATCCAAAGAACCTTCTACTTCTGTTCCTAGACCACTCCCAAGTGCTTCAAGAATGATACCAAGGCCCAcaaatagtagtagtagtagcaatGGATCTTCTCATGAACCCAAATTTGTTCAGCAATCAGCACCTGTGAATATTCCTGACTGGTCAGCGATTTATGGAAAGAAGTCAAAAAAGGCCTCTAAGAATGCTTCATGGcatgatgatggtgatggtgatgatgatgatgatgatgatggggtTATGAATGATGCAGGGGATAGTGaggaagatgaggatgaggatgagtaCAATTACAAGTTACCCCCTCATGAAATTATTTCTAGGAGGCTTGCAAGAAGTCAGATATCCTCTTTCTCTGTTTTTGAAGGTGTTGGGAGGACTCTCAAAGGCAGGGACCTTAGCAAGGTGAGGAATGCTGTCCTAACAAGAACTGGTTTCCTTGAATCACCTTGA
- the LOC142638239 gene encoding ATP synthase gamma chain, chloroplastic-like isoform X1, which translates to MWVSAKPSISIISPLSSQFHRNPFLVLPHISLSFSLPQSSQTYQIYCGIREIRERINSIKNTQKITEAMKLVAAAKVRRAQEAVINGRPFSETLVEMLYSINEQLQSEDIDVPLTNVRPVKKVAVVVITGDRGLCGGFNNLIIKKAEARIAELKSLGLDYTVISVGKKGNLYFKRRDNVPVDRFIEGWSFPTVKEAQAIADDVFSLFVSEEVDKVELVYSKFVSLVKSDPVIQTLLPLSPKGVVRDVNGNCVDAMEDEFFRLTTKEGKLIVERDSVRAKREEFSPLMQFEQDPVQILDAMMPLYLNSQILRALQESLASELAARMNAMSNATDNAVELKKNLSIAYNRERQAKITGELLEIVAGAEALRQLD; encoded by the coding sequence ATGTGGGTCTCTGCAAAACCTTCAATTTCTATCATTTCTCCACTTTCTTCTCAATTCCACCGAAACCCATTTCTCGTTTTGCCCCATATCTCACTCTCATTTAGTTTACCTCAGTCTTCACAAACATATCAAATTTATTGTGGTATCCGTGAAATTCGAGAGCGAAttaattctattaaaaatacCCAGAAAATTACTGAAGCTATGAAGCTCGTGGCGGCTGCAAAGGTTCGACGAGCTCAAGAGGCGGTCATCAATGGCCGACCCTTCTCGGAGACCCTTGTAGAAATGTTATACAGTATCAATGAGCAGCTTCAATCAGAGGATATAGATGTTCCTTTGACAAATGTTAGGCCTGTCAAGAAAGTTGCCGTTGTGGTTATCACTGGTGATCGAGGTCTCTGTGGTGGATTCAAcaatttaattatcaaaaaggCTGAGGCCCGGATTGCCGAATTGAAGAGTCTTGGATTGGATTACACTGTGATTAGTGTTGGAAAAAAgggtaatttgtattttaagcGGAGGGATAATGTTCCGGTTGATAGGTTTATTGAAGGATGGAGTTTTCCTACGGTGAAAGAAGCTCAAGCAATTGCTGATGATGTGTTTTCGCTATTTGTTAGCGAGGAGGTTGATAAGGTTGAGCTTGTGTATTCTAAATTTGTGTCGCTGGTTAAGAGTGATCCTGTGATTCAAACATTGCTTCCATTGTCACCGAAAGGAGTAGTTCGTGATGTGAATGGGAATTGTGTTGATGCCATGGAGGATGAGTTCTTTAGGTTGACAACTAAGGAGGGAAAGTTGATTGTGGAGAGGGATAGTGTGAGGGCAAAGAGGGAGGAGTTTTCACCGCTTATGCAATTTGAGCAGGACCCAGTTCAGATTCTTGATGCCATGATGCCTCTTTATTTGAACAGTCAGATTTTGAGGGCATTGCAGGAATCACTGGCAAGTGAGCTCGCAGCAAGGATGAATGCCATGAGCAATGCCACAGATAATGCAGTGGAGTTGAAGAAGAATCTTTCAATTGCTTACAATCGGGAGAGACAAGCAAAAATTACTGGCGAGTTATTGGAGATTGTAGCAGGAGCTGAGGCACTAAGACAGCTTGATTAA
- the LOC142638239 gene encoding ATP synthase gamma chain, chloroplastic-like isoform X2: protein MKLVAAAKVRRAQEAVINGRPFSETLVEMLYSINEQLQSEDIDVPLTNVRPVKKVAVVVITGDRGLCGGFNNLIIKKAEARIAELKSLGLDYTVISVGKKGNLYFKRRDNVPVDRFIEGWSFPTVKEAQAIADDVFSLFVSEEVDKVELVYSKFVSLVKSDPVIQTLLPLSPKGVVRDVNGNCVDAMEDEFFRLTTKEGKLIVERDSVRAKREEFSPLMQFEQDPVQILDAMMPLYLNSQILRALQESLASELAARMNAMSNATDNAVELKKNLSIAYNRERQAKITGELLEIVAGAEALRQLD, encoded by the coding sequence ATGAAGCTCGTGGCGGCTGCAAAGGTTCGACGAGCTCAAGAGGCGGTCATCAATGGCCGACCCTTCTCGGAGACCCTTGTAGAAATGTTATACAGTATCAATGAGCAGCTTCAATCAGAGGATATAGATGTTCCTTTGACAAATGTTAGGCCTGTCAAGAAAGTTGCCGTTGTGGTTATCACTGGTGATCGAGGTCTCTGTGGTGGATTCAAcaatttaattatcaaaaaggCTGAGGCCCGGATTGCCGAATTGAAGAGTCTTGGATTGGATTACACTGTGATTAGTGTTGGAAAAAAgggtaatttgtattttaagcGGAGGGATAATGTTCCGGTTGATAGGTTTATTGAAGGATGGAGTTTTCCTACGGTGAAAGAAGCTCAAGCAATTGCTGATGATGTGTTTTCGCTATTTGTTAGCGAGGAGGTTGATAAGGTTGAGCTTGTGTATTCTAAATTTGTGTCGCTGGTTAAGAGTGATCCTGTGATTCAAACATTGCTTCCATTGTCACCGAAAGGAGTAGTTCGTGATGTGAATGGGAATTGTGTTGATGCCATGGAGGATGAGTTCTTTAGGTTGACAACTAAGGAGGGAAAGTTGATTGTGGAGAGGGATAGTGTGAGGGCAAAGAGGGAGGAGTTTTCACCGCTTATGCAATTTGAGCAGGACCCAGTTCAGATTCTTGATGCCATGATGCCTCTTTATTTGAACAGTCAGATTTTGAGGGCATTGCAGGAATCACTGGCAAGTGAGCTCGCAGCAAGGATGAATGCCATGAGCAATGCCACAGATAATGCAGTGGAGTTGAAGAAGAATCTTTCAATTGCTTACAATCGGGAGAGACAAGCAAAAATTACTGGCGAGTTATTGGAGATTGTAGCAGGAGCTGAGGCACTAAGACAGCTTGATTAA